TCCTGGACCTGAGGTTCTCAGTTACACAGAGAATTTGGCCAGACAAGGTCTTTTgtcctttattccttggaatcagaatcagatttatcagtatTATATGACGAGGAACCTGTCGTTTTATTTTGAtggccaaaatgctggaggaacccagcaagtcaggccgCATTTAGCaccacagtcctgacgaagggtcccggcccgaaacgtcgactgtacctcttcctatggatgctgcctggcctgctaagttcacCAGATTTTCTGTGTGTGGTGCTGGGAGCACAGTGTGTGCATTGTGTCAGAGAGAGTGTGTTTAAGGGGCGGGCGGCTTAGACTGGTGTCGCTGTGTTTGTGGGTCCGAACATATCGTAGGATTTCCCAGCGTCTCGTgaacaaaatgaaacaatttctctGTTACGGAATTGCCTCACTCACCCGCTCAGTCCCGAAGCTGCAATAAACCGCAAAGTTTTCGTTACTTTTAGTATTTCAGTCCGAAAGCAGAGAACAGGTCACCGATCGGGAGAGAGATCGCGGGCAGCGCAGTAATGAAACGGGTTAAGATAGAAAGTGCTGACTTTAATCCCGATTGAACTCTCTTTCCAGCGAACTTTCCGGCCTCAGTGACGGACAGGGACCAGTCCGAGTCCCCGGAGTGTCCGATTTTAATTGGAATCGGAGAGTTtttgaggagagagaaacacagaaaaatgAAATCTCCGGGAGCTGACAGCAGGATGTCTCCGCCCCGTCCGCTCGCTGCCTTTAAATTGCTCTGTATCGCCGCCTTTCGCTTCATTTCTCATTCAGTCTGATTGTGAGAAGGATTTTCCAGAGTCGCCGACATGACCGAGACAGCACCCGCCGAAACGGCTCCTCCAGCCGCACCCGCCGCCGCAAAGAAGAGTCCCAAGAAGAAGGCGGCCGGCCGGAGCAAACCAGCCGGTCCCAAGCTGGGCGAACAAATCGATAAGATTGTGGCGGATTGTCGCGATAGGAAGGGTATGTCCGCTGTGGCCATCATGAAGGCTCTGATCAGCAGCGGTGTCGATGTGGGGAAACGTCGCGCCCAGATCAGGATGTGCATCAGGAAGAGAGTGGAAAGCGGCTCCTTGGTTCAGACCAAGGGCGCGGGTCTTTCGGGATCCTTTAAATCCGGTCAAGGAAAAAGTGCCGTGAAAGTAGGGAAAAAAGCGAACAAGCCAACGGCAAAGAAATCTCCCAGCAAGAAGTCTGGCGCCAAGAAACCAGCGGCTAAGAAAGCGGCAGCGAAGAAACCAGCGGCCAAGAAAGCGGCAGCAAAGAAACCAGCGGCCAAGAAAGCCTCAGTGAAGAAACCAGCGGCCAAGAAAGCTGCGCCGAAGCCCAAGAAGACAGCAGTCAAAAAGTGAATTGAGAATACACCATTTGTAAGTGTTTGAACCCAACGGCTCTTCTCAGAGCCACCCACGTCTCAGAAAAGAGCTGATCATGAATATTGTGATTCCCGCGCCGGGTCCGAATGAGTTTTCCAGGGGAACTTCTCGCATAAAACCCGATATTCCCGGTACCTCGCTGACATTCAGTGGGGCAGTGACGCCCCAGATTTGAAGTGAAACACTCGAGTTTCACTCaggctgtgtgtgtgagtgagagagagagagagattccgcGCCTCACACCCCAAGACCCGATTCAGCTGAGTTGATTGGGAACTACTCAAAAACCTATGTGAGAGTGGAAGGGGCGTCCTGAGAGACGGATCTGTCTCTGCGGATGGGCTGCAGGGGGAAGATACATGATAAACTACCCCGTGGCATTGCCGACTGACCTTCATTCAGTTACCAGCCACAAAACTACATAAGTTTATTCACACAAAACGGCAACATTAAATATGTACTAGACAGTGAAACCGAACAACCCCATCAGGAGGGCAGATCATCACTACAATAATACAATGATCAGCAAGCGACAGCCCTGTCCTTTGCTGTGGTAgtggctcttaaaagagccttttcttgtgtttgttgtgGAGGCCGGGTTTAGGCGCGCTCCCCGCGGATGCGGCGGGCCAACTGGATGTCCTTGGGCATGATGGTGACTCGCTTGGCGTGGATGGCGCACAGGTTAGTGTCCTCAAACAGCCCGACCAGGTAAGCCTCGCTAGCCTCCTGCAGGGCCATGACGGCCGAGCTCTGGAAGCGCAGATCGGTTTTGAAGTCCTGAGCGATCTCCCGCACCAGGCGCTGGAAGGGAAGTTTGCGGATGAGCAGCTCGGTGGATTTCTGGTAGCGCCGGATCTCCCGCAGAGCCACGGTGCCGGGCCGGTAGCGATGAGGCTTCTTCACTCCGCCGGTGGCTGGAGCGCTCTTCCGCGCCGCTTTGGTCGCCAACTGTTTGCGAGGAGCTTTCCCTCCGGTCGATTTACGCGCTGTCTGCTTGGTCCGGGCCATTCTCCCTCAGAACTGAGAACACAGGCTGA
The DNA window shown above is from Mobula hypostoma chromosome 30, sMobHyp1.1, whole genome shotgun sequence and carries:
- the LOC134339645 gene encoding histone H1-like: MTETAPAETAPPAAPAAAKKSPKKKAAGRSKPAGPKLGEQIDKIVADCRDRKGMSAVAIMKALISSGVDVGKRRAQIRMCIRKRVESGSLVQTKGAGLSGSFKSGQGKSAVKVGKKANKPTAKKSPSKKSGAKKPAAKKAAAKKPAAKKAAAKKPAAKKASVKKPAAKKAAPKPKKTAVKK
- the LOC134339650 gene encoding histone H3 encodes the protein MARTKQTARKSTGGKAPRKQLATKAARKSAPATGGVKKPHRYRPGTVALREIRRYQKSTELLIRKLPFQRLVREIAQDFKTDLRFQSSAVMALQEASEAYLVGLFEDTNLCAIHAKRVTIMPKDIQLARRIRGERA